In the Mytilus trossulus isolate FHL-02 chromosome 1, PNRI_Mtr1.1.1.hap1, whole genome shotgun sequence genome, one interval contains:
- the LOC134715582 gene encoding putative transmembrane protein 244 isoform X1: protein MIISSKDIVLNLLKCLVTFYAVYFAVGSLAYASFSQSNFDGKIPFDFESWIDLSECCSVYKDKELVNVISMEVTYFICGVVFGVLVRSRVWDYAITVSIIHILVSCLVMLAFPMNWSWWVCLGCGLIVLILVGEAVGFARRKKSLTKVNPEPSQTNTSYLYRKG, encoded by the exons aTGATCATATCTTCAAAAGATATTGTTCTTAACCTCCTTAAGTGCCTTGTCACATTTTATGCAGTTTACTTTGCTGTTGGAAGTCTTGCCTACGCCTCATTTAG ccAATCAAATTTTGATGGAAAAATCCCATTTGATTTTGAATCATGGATAGATTTATCAGAATGCTGCAGTGTGTACAAAGACAAAGAATTGG taaatgtGATATCAATGGAAGTGACCTACTTTATCTGTGGTGTGGTGTTTGGAGTTCTAGTAAGATCTAGAGTTTGGGATTATGCCATTACAGTCTCAATAATCCACATATTAGTCTCTTGTCTAG TGATGTTGGCTTTTCCTATGAACTGGTCATGGTGGGTATGCCTAG gatGTGGTTTAATAGTGTTGATTCTGGTGGGAGAAGCTGTTGGATTTGCCAGAAGAAAGAAATCTTTAACCAAAGTTAACCCAGAACCATCACAAACAAACACAAGCTACCTCTACAGAAAAGGATAA
- the LOC134715582 gene encoding uncharacterized protein LOC134715582 isoform X2, which produces MIISSKDIVLNLLKCLVTFYAVYFAVGSLAYASFSQSNFDGKIPFDFESWIDLSECCSVYKDKELVMLAFPMNWSWWVCLGCGLIVLILVGEAVGFARRKKSLTKVNPEPSQTNTSYLYRKG; this is translated from the exons aTGATCATATCTTCAAAAGATATTGTTCTTAACCTCCTTAAGTGCCTTGTCACATTTTATGCAGTTTACTTTGCTGTTGGAAGTCTTGCCTACGCCTCATTTAG ccAATCAAATTTTGATGGAAAAATCCCATTTGATTTTGAATCATGGATAGATTTATCAGAATGCTGCAGTGTGTACAAAGACAAAGAATTGG TGATGTTGGCTTTTCCTATGAACTGGTCATGGTGGGTATGCCTAG gatGTGGTTTAATAGTGTTGATTCTGGTGGGAGAAGCTGTTGGATTTGCCAGAAGAAAGAAATCTTTAACCAAAGTTAACCCAGAACCATCACAAACAAACACAAGCTACCTCTACAGAAAAGGATAA